The Eurosta solidaginis isolate ZX-2024a chromosome 4, ASM4086904v1, whole genome shotgun sequence genome includes a window with the following:
- the geminin gene encoding geminin isoform X2: MSPRKKCSSKLKRPPNNSATEVTLATTDFPKRKKVDRRASETQTSTQKKVEKATITAEDLTSEEKPGELYWERLAEKRREALEETLTENQRLHERIEGLEAELNTSRQMLEEARNLVEVLTEMLNENEAEREIESDGAAGVGGEQAGNILDVDDNSSTTKSSIEQPLLASNELNKLENPLTP; the protein is encoded by the exons ATGTCTCCACGCAAAAAGTGTTCATCCAAATTGAAACGGCCGCCGAACAACAG TGCAACTGAAGTCACGTTGGCTACCACCGACTTCCCTAAACGCAAGAAAGTAGATAGGCGTGCATCCGAAACACAGACAAGCACCCAGAAAAAAGTTGAGAAGGCTACAATAACAGCTGAAGATCTTACAAGCGAAGAAAAACCAGGTGAATTATATTGGGAGCGTTTGGCCGAGAAGCGACGTGAGGCACTAGAAGAAACCCTTACAGAAAATCAACGTTTGCACGAGCGTATTGAAGGTTTGGAGGCTGAGTTGAATACATCTCGCCAAATGTTAGAAGAAGCGCGTAATTTAGTAGAAGTATTAACAGAAATGTTGAATGAAAATGAGGCTGAACGTGAAATCGAAAGTGATGGAGCTGCAGGCGTTGGTGGTGAACAGGCTGGCAATATACTAGATGTTGATGACAACAGCAGTACTACCAAATCAAGTATTGAACAACCATTGCTAGCTTCAAATGAACTTAATAAGTTGGAAAATCCACTTACACCGTAA
- the geminin gene encoding geminin isoform X1, whose product MSNVSTQKVFIQIETAAEQQENLKNQRKTFKVLQQSGIATDKENLAGRPQIDKLSRLKAATEVTLATTDFPKRKKVDRRASETQTSTQKKVEKATITAEDLTSEEKPGELYWERLAEKRREALEETLTENQRLHERIEGLEAELNTSRQMLEEARNLVEVLTEMLNENEAEREIESDGAAGVGGEQAGNILDVDDNSSTTKSSIEQPLLASNELNKLENPLTP is encoded by the exons ATGTCTAATGTCTCCACGCAAAAAGTGTTCATCCAAATTGAAACGGCCGCCGAACAACAG GAGAATTTGAAGAATCAGCGCAAGACGTTTAAGGTGCTACAGCAAAGTGGAATTGCCACAGATAAAGAAAATTTGGCTGGCCGCCCCCAAATTGACAAACTGAGCCGCCTCAAAGC TGCAACTGAAGTCACGTTGGCTACCACCGACTTCCCTAAACGCAAGAAAGTAGATAGGCGTGCATCCGAAACACAGACAAGCACCCAGAAAAAAGTTGAGAAGGCTACAATAACAGCTGAAGATCTTACAAGCGAAGAAAAACCAGGTGAATTATATTGGGAGCGTTTGGCCGAGAAGCGACGTGAGGCACTAGAAGAAACCCTTACAGAAAATCAACGTTTGCACGAGCGTATTGAAGGTTTGGAGGCTGAGTTGAATACATCTCGCCAAATGTTAGAAGAAGCGCGTAATTTAGTAGAAGTATTAACAGAAATGTTGAATGAAAATGAGGCTGAACGTGAAATCGAAAGTGATGGAGCTGCAGGCGTTGGTGGTGAACAGGCTGGCAATATACTAGATGTTGATGACAACAGCAGTACTACCAAATCAAGTATTGAACAACCATTGCTAGCTTCAAATGAACTTAATAAGTTGGAAAATCCACTTACACCGTAA